A window of Rhinolophus ferrumequinum isolate MPI-CBG mRhiFer1 chromosome X, mRhiFer1_v1.p, whole genome shotgun sequence contains these coding sequences:
- the LOC117024145 gene encoding LOW QUALITY PROTEIN: 60S ribosomal protein L10-like (The sequence of the model RefSeq protein was modified relative to this genomic sequence to represent the inferred CDS: inserted 1 base in 1 codon), producing MGRRPARCYRYCKNKPYPKSRFCRGVPDAKIHIFDLGRKKXKVDEFPLCGHMVSDEYEQLSSEALEAARICANKYMVKSCGKDGFHIRVRLHPFHVIRINKMLSCAGADRLQTGMRGAFGKPQGTVARVHIGQVIMSIRTKLQNKEHVIEALLRAKFKFPGRQKIHISKKWGFTKFNADEFEDMVAKKLIPDGCGVKYIPNRGPLDKWRALHS from the exons ATGGGCCGCCGCCCCGCCCGATGTTACCGTTATTGTAAGAACAAGCCGTATCCAAAGTCTCGCTTCTGTCGAGGTGTCCCTGATGCTAAGATCCACATCTTTGACCTGGGGCGGAAGA GCAAAGTGGATGAGTTCCCACTCTGTGGCCACATGGTGTCAGATGAATATGAACAGCTCTCTTCCGAAGCTCTGGAGGCTGCCCGTATTTGTGCCAACAAGTACATGGTGAAAAGCTGTGGCAAAGACGGCTTTCACATCCGAGTTCGGCTCCACCCCTTCCACGTCATCCGCATCAACAAGATGTTATCCTGTGCTGGGGCTGACAGACTCCAGACAGGTATGCGGGGTGCCTTTGGAAAGCCCCAGGGCACAGTGGCCAGGGTCCACATTGGCCAAGTCATCATGTCCATCCGCACCAAGCTGCAGAACAAGGAGCATGTGATTGAGGCTCTACTCAGGGCCAAGTTCAAGTTTCCTGGCCGCCAGAAGATCCACATCTCCAAGAAGTGGGGCTTCACTAAGTTTAATGCGGACGAGTTTGAAGACATGGTGGCTAAAAAGCTCATCCCAGATGGCTGTGGGGTCAAATATATCCCTAATCGTGGCCCCCTGGACAAATGGCGGGCCCTACACTCATGA